Proteins encoded together in one Thermococcus gammatolerans EJ3 window:
- a CDS encoding aminotransferase class I/II-fold pyridoxal phosphate-dependent enzyme, which translates to MLEPVKFSTYHGGAREEGLLDFSASLNPYPPGWLDEMFKRAKEISNRYPYYERLEEELEGLVGEPLIITAGITEALYLLGILALRGKKAIIPEHTYGEYERVSWIFGARVVKGPNEPEKLAELVERNSVVFFCNPNNPDGRFYSVRELKPLLDAVEDRGALLVLDEAFIDFVKKPDSPKGENIVKLRTFTKSYGLPGVRVGYVLGFEEAFRSVRMPWSIGSTGVAFLEFLIEDGFEHLRRTMPLIWREKERIEKALGVKSDANFFIKRVGNAEGFVDAMKKRGILVRNCESFGLPEYIRFSVRKPEENEMLIRAFKSMRV; encoded by the coding sequence ATGCTGGAGCCCGTGAAGTTCTCGACTTATCACGGCGGTGCGAGGGAAGAGGGACTGCTCGACTTTTCCGCGTCGCTCAATCCTTACCCGCCGGGGTGGCTCGACGAGATGTTCAAACGCGCAAAGGAAATAAGCAACCGCTACCCCTACTACGAGAGGCTTGAGGAAGAACTGGAAGGGCTCGTCGGCGAGCCTCTAATCATAACTGCCGGCATCACCGAGGCGCTCTATTTACTCGGAATCCTCGCGCTCCGCGGGAAGAAGGCGATAATACCGGAGCACACCTACGGCGAGTACGAGCGAGTTTCGTGGATTTTTGGGGCGAGAGTCGTTAAAGGCCCGAACGAACCTGAGAAGCTGGCCGAACTCGTCGAGAGAAACTCGGTCGTCTTCTTCTGCAACCCCAACAACCCCGACGGAAGGTTCTACAGCGTTAGGGAGCTCAAGCCACTCCTCGATGCGGTGGAAGACAGGGGGGCGCTCCTCGTTTTGGATGAGGCTTTCATAGACTTCGTGAAAAAGCCAGATAGTCCGAAGGGGGAGAACATCGTGAAGCTCAGAACCTTTACCAAGAGCTACGGTTTGCCGGGGGTAAGGGTCGGCTACGTTCTCGGCTTTGAAGAAGCCTTCAGGAGCGTTAGAATGCCCTGGAGCATAGGCTCGACTGGAGTTGCCTTTCTCGAATTCCTCATTGAAGACGGCTTCGAGCACCTCAGGAGAACGATGCCGTTAATCTGGCGCGAGAAGGAGAGGATTGAGAAGGCACTTGGCGTGAAAAGCGACGCAAACTTCTTCATCAAGCGCGTTGGCAACGCTGAGGGGTTCGTTGATGCCATGAAGAAGCGCGGAATCCTCGTGAGGAACTGCGAGAGCTTCGGCCTCCCTGAGTACATCCGCTTTTCGGTGAGGAAGCCTGAGGAGAATGAAATGCTCATTCGGGCCTTTAAATCCATGAGGGTTTGA
- a CDS encoding Rossmann-like domain-containing protein yields MLLKVIKRRALTLSSGLELVDFGFALPYTWVLVEGGEGRALGVAMTLPEEIQRYTNSIGEPSVEEFIERVDSLNVIERTLGLAAINAVSQYHMDLSGAEWVDVLDLIPENAGKVALIGNMPPLVRELREKGYELYVFERNPKLWDRETLSDVLEYHLLPEMDAVIASASCLVNGTIDMLLERAKRAKIFVLTGPTGQLLPEFLRGTGVTHLASMKVVDIKKAILGLKLGSFKGFEKGNRKYVVEVG; encoded by the coding sequence ATGCTATTGAAGGTTATAAAACGCCGGGCCTTGACTCTCTCCTCGGGACTGGAACTGGTGGATTTCGGCTTTGCACTGCCGTACACGTGGGTTCTCGTGGAAGGAGGAGAGGGCAGGGCTTTAGGTGTCGCGATGACTCTTCCCGAGGAGATCCAGCGTTACACGAACTCGATAGGCGAGCCTTCGGTAGAGGAGTTCATCGAGAGGGTCGACAGCCTCAACGTCATCGAGCGCACCCTCGGGCTCGCGGCGATAAACGCGGTTTCCCAGTACCACATGGACCTCAGCGGTGCGGAGTGGGTTGATGTTCTGGACTTAATCCCTGAAAACGCCGGAAAAGTCGCTTTAATAGGCAATATGCCCCCTCTGGTGAGGGAACTGAGGGAAAAAGGCTACGAACTCTACGTTTTCGAGAGAAACCCCAAGCTGTGGGACAGGGAAACGCTCAGCGACGTTCTTGAGTACCACCTCCTTCCCGAGATGGACGCGGTCATAGCGAGCGCGAGCTGTCTCGTTAACGGGACTATAGACATGCTCCTTGAGAGGGCCAAGAGGGCAAAGATATTTGTTCTAACGGGGCCGACGGGACAGCTTCTGCCCGAGTTCTTGAGGGGAACGGGTGTTACTCACCTTGCCTCGATGAAAGTGGTCGATATCAAAAAGGCAATTCTCGGCCTCAAGCTCGGCTCATTCAAAGGCTTTGAGAAGGGGAACCGGAAATACGTGGTTGAGGTAGGGTGA
- a CDS encoding DUF2250 domain-containing protein: MSRGNTRGERPGSYRGFELLPVHLYVLAHLKKAGVDYAKMMSKMSGLPLELIEDSINDLLELGLIERDSGSAIKRSRARFKKAFEVHKHHTYYRLSREGELFVRSIDERWLKRYFNALLPNGWKVVNALAESRDVKGVTRIVKIKDDTLEELKILRFVTERGRKTEFFRRLWEFL; encoded by the coding sequence ATGAGTAGAGGGAATACGCGGGGAGAACGCCCCGGTTCCTACCGAGGCTTTGAACTCCTGCCGGTTCACCTCTACGTTTTAGCCCACCTGAAAAAGGCGGGCGTTGACTACGCCAAGATGATGTCTAAGATGAGCGGTTTGCCCCTTGAGCTCATCGAGGACTCAATAAACGACCTCCTCGAGCTCGGCTTGATTGAACGCGATTCTGGGAGCGCGATAAAGAGAAGCAGGGCGCGCTTCAAGAAGGCCTTCGAGGTTCACAAGCACCACACCTACTACCGCCTTTCCCGCGAGGGCGAGCTCTTCGTCCGCTCGATTGATGAGAGGTGGCTTAAGAGGTACTTCAACGCCCTCCTTCCCAACGGCTGGAAGGTCGTTAATGCCCTCGCAGAAAGCAGGGATGTGAAAGGGGTTACTAGAATAGTCAAAATCAAAGATGATACCCTCGAAGAGCTCAAAATCCTGCGCTTCGTGACGGAAAGGGGTAGAAAAACGGAGTTCTTCAGGAGGCTGTGGGAGTTTCTTTGA
- a CDS encoding methyltransferase family protein has protein sequence MRFWGIEPRVALFAFLYALLAFYLNFALGLQALRLPRMGAILVIAGVALWFICYLQVSRAYREGKLLTKGCYSRVRHPIYSIWGLLIIPGFSLVIGGFMLGLPAIYWFAVVRFIGDEEKALEERFGDE, from the coding sequence ATGCGCTTCTGGGGCATAGAGCCGAGGGTGGCGCTTTTCGCTTTTCTCTACGCGCTCCTCGCCTTTTACCTGAACTTCGCCCTCGGGCTCCAAGCCCTGAGATTGCCGAGGATGGGAGCGATTCTCGTTATTGCTGGAGTCGCACTGTGGTTCATCTGCTACCTTCAGGTCTCGAGGGCCTACAGAGAAGGCAAACTACTGACAAAAGGCTGTTATTCCCGCGTCAGGCACCCGATATACTCAATCTGGGGCCTCCTGATAATCCCCGGCTTCTCTCTCGTTATCGGAGGCTTCATGCTCGGCCTGCCAGCGATTTACTGGTTCGCAGTAGTGAGGTTTATAGGCGATGAGGAGAAGGCCCTTGAGGAGCGGTTCGGCGATGAGTAG
- a CDS encoding NifB/NifX family molybdenum-iron cluster-binding protein, whose product MRCLKVAFGMEDDEHLIDAHYGDSEFFAIYDVCEDGSVRLIEKRPNRAKDFEEEDEGHGDPRKFKAVVGQLLDVDVLAAFRMGPNFLRIRDKTNKVAFFTRTRDLKLALQRVLENFDELWEQVQTKKAEKPPIEE is encoded by the coding sequence ATGAGGTGCCTTAAGGTTGCCTTCGGAATGGAAGACGATGAACACTTGATAGACGCACACTACGGCGATTCCGAGTTCTTCGCAATCTACGATGTCTGTGAGGACGGGAGCGTAAGGCTCATCGAGAAGAGGCCAAACAGGGCTAAGGACTTCGAGGAAGAGGACGAAGGACACGGCGACCCGAGGAAGTTCAAAGCTGTGGTGGGCCAGCTCCTCGACGTCGATGTCCTAGCTGCCTTCAGAATGGGACCGAACTTCCTGCGCATAAGGGACAAAACCAACAAGGTTGCATTTTTCACGAGGACTAGAGATTTAAAGCTCGCCCTGCAAAGGGTTCTTGAGAACTTCGACGAGCTCTGGGAGCAGGTTCAGACGAAAAAGGCTGAGAAACCCCCAATCGAGGAGTGA
- a CDS encoding ferritin family protein, translated as MKALERIEIRKAEVYRALLPLVPKDFKDDLKLLANHAERNAKLLREVDVSPNTRGMKEVEVALGFLEKALTDPEATVEDYYRYAIDAEKATAKLYSELSMKAKSEKTRRLFRWLAEISREHAEILRRHLEMWEFIQESVEDDEIPEDLIEQWFEDIDL; from the coding sequence ATGAAGGCTCTGGAGAGGATAGAGATCCGGAAGGCCGAGGTTTACAGGGCGTTGCTCCCGCTCGTCCCGAAGGACTTCAAGGACGACCTCAAACTGCTAGCGAACCACGCGGAGAGGAACGCAAAGCTGCTCAGGGAAGTGGACGTGTCGCCCAACACCAGGGGGATGAAGGAAGTTGAAGTTGCACTGGGATTCCTTGAGAAAGCCCTCACAGACCCGGAAGCGACAGTCGAGGACTACTACCGCTACGCCATCGACGCGGAGAAAGCGACGGCAAAGCTTTACTCGGAGCTGAGCATGAAGGCCAAATCCGAGAAGACGAGAAGGCTCTTCCGCTGGCTGGCCGAGATAAGCAGGGAGCACGCTGAAATCCTGAGGAGACACCTTGAGATGTGGGAGTTCATACAGGAGAGCGTTGAAGATGATGAGATTCCGGAGGATTTGATCGAGCAGTGGTTCGAGGACATAGACCTGTGA
- a CDS encoding NifB/NifX family molybdenum-iron cluster-binding protein: protein MRIAIPTNGGGLEDTVAPVFARAPAFAIIDVEGDEVKNVRVIQNPAANAAGGAGPLAVQTLINEGVEAIVAPQVGPNALGAIQAAGIKLYQVAPGTPVEEAVKAVTSGSAPSTTAPAPAYGPYPAAPATPVTPAAPAYPATPAYPAYPAYGFGPGWGRGWGRGRGWGRGWGRGGRGWGARLGYCPWTGRPSRRTLRWLYGWW from the coding sequence ATGAGGATCGCGATACCGACCAATGGTGGGGGGCTCGAGGACACGGTTGCGCCAGTCTTTGCCAGGGCCCCGGCCTTCGCGATCATCGACGTTGAAGGAGATGAAGTCAAGAACGTCAGGGTCATTCAGAACCCAGCGGCAAACGCGGCCGGAGGAGCTGGACCGCTCGCGGTTCAGACCCTAATCAACGAGGGCGTTGAGGCAATAGTGGCCCCGCAGGTCGGACCGAATGCACTCGGCGCCATTCAGGCTGCTGGAATAAAGCTCTACCAGGTTGCTCCAGGCACTCCAGTTGAGGAGGCCGTTAAGGCCGTGACCAGCGGAAGCGCCCCGAGCACCACCGCTCCGGCGCCGGCCTATGGGCCGTATCCCGCTGCACCGGCAACTCCAGTAACCCCCGCCGCCCCTGCATATCCAGCAACGCCAGCATACCCGGCTTACCCCGCCTACGGCTTTGGCCCCGGTTGGGGAAGAGGCTGGGGAAGAGGACGCGGCTGGGGCCGTGGATGGGGCAGAGGTGGAAGAGGCTGGGGCGCAAGGCTTGGCTACTGCCCCTGGACTGGCCGGCCCAGCAGGAGAACCCTTCGCTGGCTCTACGGCTGGTGGTGA
- a CDS encoding SUF-like minimal system protein SmsB translates to MTETITMSDAKAIIENQIEELARRNREPEWMTRIRYKALEAFERAPLNDPVISEERLLQFIAKPEIEGLPENIESLDDLPPEMKALLDRLGISEVEQKYIAGLAVQTDTGVIYNQFLQEWAKKGLIVLPTEEAVRKYPDLVKEHFLKLFRVDESKLTAYHTAVWNGGIFLYVKEGLKVPFPLHLFFLIQESALAQAPHIIIIAEKNTEFHLIEGCTAPILVKHSLHLDMTEAYFHEGAKGQLTVLQNWPEYVHTRPMTRAKVGKGARFINTTVGLGTGKSNVANPKYWVEENGYIELNGILLGQKDWFVDLGGEMYLQGKGAGGINASKAVIMDESTVITRGIIRAEAPKTKGHISCDALLLSDKATMETYPGLVSKVDDAELSHEAAIGKIREEELFYLMSRGLDEEKATQLIVKGFLEPMLKDIPMEFLVEIRKIIELAVSGGM, encoded by the coding sequence ATGACGGAAACGATAACCATGAGCGATGCAAAGGCTATAATCGAGAACCAGATTGAGGAGCTCGCGAGGAGGAACAGGGAACCGGAGTGGATGACGAGGATAAGGTACAAAGCGTTAGAAGCGTTCGAGAGGGCTCCACTGAACGACCCTGTCATAAGCGAGGAGAGGCTCCTCCAGTTCATAGCCAAGCCCGAGATTGAGGGCCTGCCCGAGAACATCGAGAGCCTCGACGACCTGCCGCCGGAGATGAAAGCTTTGCTCGACAGGCTTGGTATTTCCGAGGTCGAGCAGAAGTACATCGCTGGTTTAGCTGTTCAGACCGACACCGGAGTCATCTACAACCAGTTCCTCCAGGAGTGGGCCAAGAAGGGCCTGATAGTCCTCCCAACTGAGGAGGCTGTGAGAAAGTATCCCGACCTCGTCAAGGAGCACTTCCTCAAGCTCTTCCGCGTTGACGAGAGCAAGCTTACAGCATACCATACGGCTGTGTGGAACGGTGGAATCTTCCTGTACGTCAAAGAGGGCCTCAAGGTTCCGTTCCCGCTCCACCTGTTCTTCCTGATACAGGAGAGTGCATTGGCTCAGGCACCGCACATCATCATAATCGCCGAGAAGAACACGGAGTTTCACCTCATAGAGGGCTGTACCGCTCCAATTCTCGTCAAGCACTCTCTCCACCTCGACATGACCGAGGCGTACTTCCACGAGGGGGCGAAGGGCCAGCTGACCGTCCTGCAGAACTGGCCGGAGTACGTCCACACGAGGCCCATGACGAGGGCAAAGGTTGGGAAGGGGGCGCGCTTCATCAACACCACCGTCGGCCTCGGAACAGGGAAGAGCAACGTCGCAAATCCGAAGTACTGGGTCGAGGAGAACGGTTACATTGAGCTGAACGGCATTCTCCTCGGCCAGAAGGACTGGTTTGTTGATTTAGGCGGTGAGATGTACCTCCAGGGCAAAGGCGCTGGGGGAATAAACGCGAGCAAGGCCGTCATAATGGACGAGAGCACCGTGATAACCCGCGGAATCATAAGGGCAGAAGCGCCGAAGACGAAGGGTCACATAAGCTGTGACGCCCTGCTCCTCAGCGACAAGGCCACGATGGAGACCTACCCCGGGCTGGTCAGCAAGGTTGACGACGCCGAGCTGAGCCACGAGGCCGCTATCGGCAAGATACGCGAGGAAGAGCTGTTCTACCTGATGAGCAGAGGCCTTGACGAGGAAAAAGCGACACAGCTCATAGTCAAGGGCTTCCTCGAACCGATGCTCAAGGACATCCCGATGGAGTTCCTCGTCGAGATAAGGAAGATAATAGAGCTTGCTGTAAGCGGGGGCATGTGA
- the sufC gene encoding Fe-S cluster assembly ATPase SufC produces the protein MLKVENLHVNVENKEILRGVDLEINPGEFHVVMGPNGSGKSTLALTIAGHPKYEVRNGRILFEGEDITELGPDERAKRGILLAFQVPPEVEGVKIIEFLQQVLVELKGLDPVEAYDLIVEKAKELWFKEEDLHRYVNVGFSGGERKRLELLQAVLIEPKLLILDEPDSGVDVDSLSVISRKIEELHRKGTAILLITHYGRILEHIDRDRITVHVMKDGRIVRTGGGELVDRIDREGFAGVFEEVGA, from the coding sequence ATGCTCAAAGTTGAGAACCTTCACGTGAACGTTGAGAACAAGGAGATACTCAGGGGCGTTGACCTGGAGATTAACCCCGGCGAGTTCCACGTCGTAATGGGGCCCAACGGGAGCGGGAAATCAACCCTCGCCCTTACCATAGCGGGCCATCCGAAGTACGAGGTAAGAAACGGGAGGATTCTCTTTGAGGGAGAGGACATCACCGAGCTCGGTCCGGACGAGAGGGCCAAGCGCGGAATCCTTCTGGCCTTTCAGGTTCCGCCTGAGGTGGAGGGCGTTAAGATCATCGAGTTCCTCCAGCAGGTTTTGGTCGAGCTGAAAGGCCTCGATCCGGTGGAGGCCTACGACCTGATAGTCGAGAAGGCGAAGGAGCTGTGGTTCAAGGAAGAGGACCTGCACCGCTACGTCAACGTTGGCTTCTCCGGCGGCGAGAGGAAGAGGCTTGAGCTCCTTCAGGCGGTTCTCATCGAGCCAAAGCTCCTGATTCTTGACGAGCCCGACAGCGGTGTTGATGTGGACTCGCTCAGCGTAATCAGCAGGAAGATAGAAGAGCTCCACAGGAAGGGGACTGCAATACTCCTCATCACCCATTACGGCAGAATTCTCGAGCACATAGACAGGGACAGGATTACCGTCCACGTCATGAAGGACGGCAGGATTGTGAGAACCGGCGGAGGGGAGCTGGTCGACAGGATAGACAGGGAAGGCTTCGCCGGGGTCTTCGAGGAGGTGGGAGCATGA